One Punica granatum isolate Tunisia-2019 chromosome 3, ASM765513v2, whole genome shotgun sequence genomic window carries:
- the LOC116199128 gene encoding ethylene-responsive transcription factor TINY-like, whose product MTDPEVEPHSSAESESSSSSSTGNSGLQAVEKRPRQSTKSSSSSSFKHPVYRGVRMRSWGKWVSEIREPRKKSRIWLGTFPTPEMAARAHDVAALSIKGASAVLNFPHLTSLLPRPESPLPRHVQAAATRAAAMTELDPSSSSSSSSHSLPSSEPSTSPSSVSESDDQELGQIIELPNIEWGEFALVDTVVDRWAEPPQWVEEGAAEFGVDYFLEQMLAADSNDFPSKHEGLVRD is encoded by the coding sequence ATGACTGACCCAGAAGTAGAGCCGCATTCTAGTGCTGAGTCCgagagcagcagcagcagcagcaccgGCAACTCCGGGCTGCAGGCGGTCGAGAAACGCCCCAGACAAAGTACAaagagcagcagcagcagcagctttAAGCACCCGGTTTACCGGGGAGTCCGAATGCGGAGCTGGGGCAAGTGGGTCTCCGAGATCCGGGAGCCCCGCAAGAAGTCCCGGATTTGGCTCGGGACCTTCCCCACCCCGGAGATGGCCGCCCGTGCCCACGACGTAGCAGCCCTCAGCATCAAGGGCGCCTCCGCCGTCCTCAACTTCCCCCACCTCACCAGCCTCCTCCCCCGCCCTGAGTCCCCCCTGCCCCGCCACGTCCAGGCCGCCGCCACCCGTGCCGCAGCAATGACCGAGCTCGacccctcctcctcttcctcctcctcctcccatTCCCTGCCTTCATCAGAACCGTCCACGTCGCCCTCGTCGGTGTCAGAGTCTGACGATCAGGAGCTGGGCCAGATCATTGAGCTCCCCAACATAGAGTGGGGCGAGTTCGCGCTGGTCGACACGGTCGTGGACCGGTGGGCCGAGCCGCCGCAGTGGGTGGAGGAGGGAGCGGCTGAGTTTGGGGTGGACTATTTCCTCGAGCAGATGTTGGCTGCAGATAGCAATGACTTCCCCAGCAAGCACGAAGGTCTAGTGCGAGATTAA
- the LOC116201384 gene encoding uncharacterized protein LOC116201384 isoform X1, which yields MDASESAVRAYSFGLDESYRPLPSLYLAFLLIWFVSTCCWTFNTYRNRHFQQTNNLQWTLASVPLIKALQLSLSFLFWYSCFYLQRCSLWMSFGVYVTGVLFQTASFISFLLISHGYCITCERLSVNERRTTAALGCIFYLTLVGYRASVPYFAVLLLLNYFFSFYTIFYHISQNLSALREQLTFIEDEDVHAMHDAVYMKYLMFKKFQGAMHIVAMAEIVIYINMDNSSENYWLRLLVREWAIFCIFLYIGWTFRSQDLAPRFSVMPALKSKREIIIPPIYSIEMDAATFKDISNHKWHIGVPTCQSGDGSSKDPILVVIQHPDSYRLTAPDTSSQS from the exons ATGGACGCGTCGGAGAGTGCCGTGCGGGCGTACAGTTTCGGCCTGGACGAGTCGTATCGGCCACTCCCCTCCTTGTACTTGGCCTTCCTGTTGATCTGGTTCGTCTCCACTTGCTGTTGGACCTTTAACACCTACCGGAACCGCCATTTTCAG CAGACAAACAATTTGCAGTGGACGCTTGCATCCGTACCGTTGATCAAGGCTCTGCagctttctctttctttcctcttCTG GTATTCATGCTTTTATCTTCAAAGGTGTTCTCTGTGGATGTCTTTTGGGGTATATGTAACAGGAGTGCTCTTTCAGACGGcttctttcatttctttcttgCTTATATCTCATGGCTATTGCATCACTTGTGAACGCCTCTCTGTAAATGAGCGCCGTACAACAGCGGCACTTGGCTGCATCTTCTACCTTACTCTCGTCGGTTATAGAGCTTCGGTACCATATTTTGCG GTGCTTCTGCtgctcaattattttttttccttttatacaATATTTTACCATATATCTCAAAACTTATCTGCATTAAGAGAACAGTTAACTTTTATCGAGGATGAAGATGTTCATGCAATGCATGATGCTGTGTATATGAAATACCTCATGTTCAA GAAATTCCAGGGGGCGATGCATATAGTAGCCATGGCCGAGATAGTT ATATACATTAATATGGATAACTCGTCAGAGAATTACTGGCTACGATTGTTAGTTCGAGAATGGGCAATATTCTGCATCTTCCTTTATATCGG GTGGACGTTCAGATCACAGGACTTGGCACCTCGCTTTTCCGTAATGCCAGCCCTAAAATCAAAGAGGGAAATCATTATTCCCCCCATCTACAGTATT GAAATGGATGCAGCAACTTTCAAAGATATTAGCAATCACAAGTGGCATATTGGGGTG CCAACTTGTCAAAGTGGTGATGGGAGCTCAAAGGATCCAATTCTGGTGGTCATTCAGCATCCCGACTCGTACAGGTTGACAGCTCCCGACACCTCTTCTCAATCTTGA
- the LOC116200421 gene encoding pollen-specific leucine-rich repeat extensin-like protein 4, protein MAQNNQPASFEESTPPTPVYSQPPMTYAPPPPTPAGKPPAHSEAVSPPVPSPEARAPSTYIDGARIVTLEGDITTLRGTINQMAADMAELMALLKGPNHASSSSTPPPGYGPTVDLNPWVPPTHAPESHVAPAMHALAVHPVNIPPPPMTLPAAVPPPPSDPAMLAPSPMSIPAPAPIYTAPSPMVFPAPSPHSPVYTSEPLPFQAPQPYINFSYPAPPPINIFASEPGTPTQAAFAAPPTNCPPKTEAEQEQRLKKMEENIRVLQSGDSRLNAGDGD, encoded by the coding sequence ATGGCACAAAACAACCAACCCGCTAGTTTCGAGGAAAGCACTCCACCGACGCCGGTTTATTCTCAACCGCCTATGACTTATGCACCGCCACCACCAACCCCTGCAGGCAAGCCCCCGGCACACTCGGAAGCAGTTTCGCCACCAGTCCCATCGCCGGAAGCTCGAGCACCTTCCACCTACATTGATGGTGCCCGCATCGTCACGTTGGAAGGTGACATCACCACATTGAGGGGTACAATCAACCAGATGGCTGCTGACATGGCTGAGCTCATGGCCTTGCTTAAGGGCCCAAACCACGCCTCCTCGAGCTCTACTCCGCCTCCGGGGTACGGGCCAACGGTCGACCTGAACCCTTGGGTCCCACCGACCCATGCTCCGGAGAGTCACGTAGCGCCCGCAATGCACGCATTGGCAGTCCACCCGGTCAACATTCCTCCACCACCGATGACGCTCCCGGCGGCCGTTCCTCCCCCACCGTCGGACCCAGCTATGCTAGCACCGTCGCCGATGTCCATACCAGCTCCGGCTCCAATCTACACAGCTCCTTCGCCGATGGTCTTCCCGGCACCGAGCCCCCACTCTCCTGTTTATACATCCGAGCCTCTCccattccaagctccacaaccctaTATCAACTTCTCCTACCCAGCAccacctcccataaatatCTTTGCCTCTGAACCAGGCACGCCAACTCAGGCGGCCTTCGCAGCTCCACCAACAAATTGTCCCCCGAAGACGGAAGCCGAGCAGGAGCAGAGATTaaagaagatggaagagaaCATCAGAGTTTTACAATCAGGCGACTCCCGCCTCAATGCTGGCGACGGCGATTGA
- the LOC116201384 gene encoding uncharacterized protein LOC116201384 isoform X2, whose translation MDASESAVRAYSFGLDESYRPLPSLYLAFLLIWFVSTCCWTFNTYRNRHFQTNNLQWTLASVPLIKALQLSLSFLFWYSCFYLQRCSLWMSFGVYVTGVLFQTASFISFLLISHGYCITCERLSVNERRTTAALGCIFYLTLVGYRASVPYFAVLLLLNYFFSFYTIFYHISQNLSALREQLTFIEDEDVHAMHDAVYMKYLMFKKFQGAMHIVAMAEIVIYINMDNSSENYWLRLLVREWAIFCIFLYIGWTFRSQDLAPRFSVMPALKSKREIIIPPIYSIEMDAATFKDISNHKWHIGVPTCQSGDGSSKDPILVVIQHPDSYRLTAPDTSSQS comes from the exons ATGGACGCGTCGGAGAGTGCCGTGCGGGCGTACAGTTTCGGCCTGGACGAGTCGTATCGGCCACTCCCCTCCTTGTACTTGGCCTTCCTGTTGATCTGGTTCGTCTCCACTTGCTGTTGGACCTTTAACACCTACCGGAACCGCCATTTTCAG ACAAACAATTTGCAGTGGACGCTTGCATCCGTACCGTTGATCAAGGCTCTGCagctttctctttctttcctcttCTG GTATTCATGCTTTTATCTTCAAAGGTGTTCTCTGTGGATGTCTTTTGGGGTATATGTAACAGGAGTGCTCTTTCAGACGGcttctttcatttctttcttgCTTATATCTCATGGCTATTGCATCACTTGTGAACGCCTCTCTGTAAATGAGCGCCGTACAACAGCGGCACTTGGCTGCATCTTCTACCTTACTCTCGTCGGTTATAGAGCTTCGGTACCATATTTTGCG GTGCTTCTGCtgctcaattattttttttccttttatacaATATTTTACCATATATCTCAAAACTTATCTGCATTAAGAGAACAGTTAACTTTTATCGAGGATGAAGATGTTCATGCAATGCATGATGCTGTGTATATGAAATACCTCATGTTCAA GAAATTCCAGGGGGCGATGCATATAGTAGCCATGGCCGAGATAGTT ATATACATTAATATGGATAACTCGTCAGAGAATTACTGGCTACGATTGTTAGTTCGAGAATGGGCAATATTCTGCATCTTCCTTTATATCGG GTGGACGTTCAGATCACAGGACTTGGCACCTCGCTTTTCCGTAATGCCAGCCCTAAAATCAAAGAGGGAAATCATTATTCCCCCCATCTACAGTATT GAAATGGATGCAGCAACTTTCAAAGATATTAGCAATCACAAGTGGCATATTGGGGTG CCAACTTGTCAAAGTGGTGATGGGAGCTCAAAGGATCCAATTCTGGTGGTCATTCAGCATCCCGACTCGTACAGGTTGACAGCTCCCGACACCTCTTCTCAATCTTGA